A DNA window from Anastrepha ludens isolate Willacy chromosome 6, idAnaLude1.1, whole genome shotgun sequence contains the following coding sequences:
- the LOC128866402 gene encoding aldo-keto reductase family 1 member B1: MTTFAPKIKLSNGQEMPSIGLGTWRSRESDAELAVKDAIDLGYRHVDTAFVYENEDEVGRAINAKISEGIIKREDIFVVTKLGGIHHEPHLVEHACRKSLSSLGLDYIDLYLMHFPVGQIHKGDGNVHGTLELSDVDYLDTWRAMENLVDLGLVRGIGLSNFNSHQTERVLQQCRIRPLVNQVECHPGFNQKKLIDYSRQHGIVITAYCPLARPKPDQQWPPFLYDDTAKNLAQKYGKTTAQLCLRYLLQLGTIPIPKSVSKSRIAENFDIFGFELSEEDMKIVDGYHTGQRLVPFSAMSHHKYFPFNVEF; the protein is encoded by the coding sequence ATGACTACGTTTGCACCAAAAATCAAACTTAGCAACGGCCAGGAGATGCCTTCTATTGGTTTAGGCACATGGCGCTCCCGCGAATCAGATGCGGAACTTGCCGTGAAAGATGCTATTGACCTGGGTTATAGACACGTCGACACTGCTTTTGTGTATGAAAATGAAGACGAAGTGGGTCGTGCCATCAATGCGAAAATATCGGAAGGCATTATTAAACGTGAAGACATATTCGTGGTTACCAAGTTGGGTGGCATCCATCATGAGCCTCATTTAGTAGAACACGCGTGCCGCAAGAGTTTGTCGAGTCTCGGACTGGACTACATCGATTTGTATCTTATGCATTTTCCGGTTGGCCAAATACATAAAGGGGATGGCAATGTCCACGGCACTTTGGAGCTTTCTGATGTGGACTACCTAGACACTTGGCGTGCTATGGAGAACCTTGTTGACTTGGGGTTGGTGCGTGGTATTGGCCTGTCAAATTTCAATTCGCACCAAACAGAACGTGTTCTGCAGCAATGTCGCATTCGCCCGTTGGTCAATCAAGTGGAATGTCATCCTggatttaatcaaaaaaagttgATAGATTATTCACGACAGCATGGCATTGTTATTACTGCCTATTGTCCGTTGGCTCGCCCCAAACCAGATCAACAATGGCCTCCCTTTCTGTACGATGACACAGCAAAGAATTTGGCACAAAAATACGGGAAAACAACTGCGCAGCTCTGTTTGCGTTATCTATTACAGCTAGGCACTATTCCTATTCCGAAATCTGTTTCCAAAAGTCGAATTGCGGAAAACTTTGACATTTTTGGCTTTGAACTGAGCGAAGAAGATATGAAAATCGTGGACGGATACCATACAGGGCAACGGTTAGTTCCCTTTTCGGCTATGAGTCACCATAAGTACTTTCCATTCAATGTAGAGTTCTAA
- the LOC128866403 gene encoding ras-like GTP-binding protein Rho1, which produces MTTIRKKLVIVGDGACGKTCLLIVFSKDQFPEVYVPTVFENYVADIEVDSKQVELALWDTAGQEDYDRLRPLSYPDTDVILMCFSVDSPDSLENIPEKWTPEVKHFCPNVPIILVGNKKDLRNDPNTIRDLAKMKQEPVKPQEGRAMAEKINAFAYLECSAKSKEGVRDVFETATRAALQVKKRKKTKCLLL; this is translated from the exons ATGACGACGATTCGGAAGAAATTGGTGATTGTAGGCGATGGTGCCTGTGGTAAGACATGTCTTCTGATTGTTTTCAGTAAAGATCAGTTTCCCGAGGTGTACGTTCCAACTGTTTTTGAAAACTATGTTGCAGACATCGAAGTCGATAGCAAACAA GTGGAGCTAGCCTTATGGGATACGGCAGGTCAAGAAGATTATGACAGACTTAGACCACTCAGTTACCCGGATACGGATGTTATTCTTATGTGTTTTTCGGTGGATTCGCCCGATTCATTAGAGAATATTCCTGAAAAATGGACTCCTGAG GTGAAACATTTTTGTCCAAACGTTCCTATCATTTTGGTAGGTAATAAAAAGGATTTGCGAAATGATCCCAACACAATTCGA GATCTGGCAAAAATGAAACAGGAACCAGTTAAGCCTCAAGAGGGTCGCGCAATGGCTGAGAAAATTAATGCCTTCGCCTATTTGGAATGTTCGGCCAAATCTAAAGAGGGTGTACGAGATGTCTTCGAGACAGCTACTAGAGCAGCATTACAAgtcaagaagaggaagaagaccaAATGCCTTTTGCTCTAA
- the LOC128866459 gene encoding GTP-binding protein Rit2, which produces MPEKRNTPHELRVYKIVILGDGGVGKSAVTLQFVSHSFTDYHDPTIEDSYQQQAVIDGEAALLDILDTAGQVEFTAMRDQYMRCGEGFIICYSVTDRHSFQEASEYRKLIQRVRLSEDIPLVLIANKIDLVLARKVTTEEGKNLANQFGCPFFETSACERLCIDEPFYTLVREIRRKEAQGSGTSSEKLHSRRRSRWWRIRSIFALVFRRRRNLN; this is translated from the exons ATGCCAGAAAAACGGAATACACCGCATGAATTGCGTGTCTACAAAATTGTGATACTAGGTGATGGAGGCGTTGGAAAGTCGG CTGTCACTTTGCAATTCGTAAGTCATAGTTTTACGGATTACCATGACCCAACTATCG AAGACTCCTATCAGCAACAAGCAGTTATTGATGGTGAAGCAGCACTGCTGGACATACTCGATACTGCTGGCCAGGTTGAGTTCACAGCTATGCGTGACCAATATATGCGTTGTGGCGAAGGTTTCATAATATGTTATTCAGTAACAGACAGACACAGTTTTCAAGAGGCGTCAGAGTATCGCAAACTAATTCAACGCGTAAGACTATCTGAGGACATACCATTAGTGTTAATAGCAAACAAGATTGATTTGGTGTTagcaagaaaa GTAACAACTGAGGAAGGAAAAAATTTGGCTAATCAGTTTGGCTGTCcttttttcgagacgtctgctTGTGAGAGGCTTTGCATTGATGAACCTTTCTACACACTTGTACGAGAAATACGTCGAAAAGAG GCACAAGGTAGCGGTACAAGCTCGGAAAAGTTACATTCCCGCCGCAGAAGTCGTTGGTGGCGGATACGTTCGatttttgctttggtttttCGACGCCGCAGAAATCTCAATTAA